The following proteins come from a genomic window of Sesamum indicum cultivar Zhongzhi No. 13 linkage group LG10, S_indicum_v1.0, whole genome shotgun sequence:
- the LOC105171939 gene encoding uncharacterized protein LOC105171939 isoform X2, with the protein MKFEDLLMQPGEDKHTKLHLQQQVERLEGELEGELQVKRVLQCAVQGPVGCCESCSCLTPLLPFKVQMLLAELAVVEEEIGWLERKVNEVKLDIYQEKQHIKEWELLQLKKGLQSQREQRQLSKLPSRRPNQIQHKESDTLSTSQNYEHRRYRIPRERRASLGSSMELPSASSQGKYAETEEQSGSSRCTKSRVVHSPLDIESEVINPNKLSVELIKCLISIFLKLNQTTLKSKETTNLTKHTLTCINSKGLVSRAAFSCKTPVFPFSQNATQLDPYEILPGPDVNIRDIGPYKNFIQITESTLEANRLSEFFTAVGRLRILMQKLSKTNVTNFTHKQKLAFWINVYNASIMNAFLQHGLPSTHEKLLAITNEAAINVGGVTIKASTIEHFILRHPAEVKHELTDEREMLLRHARGLGYPEPNVTFALCRGNWSSPALRFYTPDEVMNELERAKVEYLEASVGVTSRKILVPELMHRHMKDFADDMESLIEWIYSQLPHSSSLKRLMMECLNGEAQSPSQKLTEIQPYASEFRYLIPV; encoded by the exons ATGAAATTCGAGGACTTGTTGATGCAGCCGGGTGAAGACAAACACACCAAACTCCACCTCCAACAACAG GTAGAGAGATTGGAGGGAGAGTTGGAAGGGGAACTTCAAGTGAAGAGGGTTTTGCAGTGTGCTGTGCAGGGACCTGTTGGTTGCTGTGAATCATGTTCATGCCTCACTCCTTTGCTTCCTTTCAAG GTTCAAATGCTTCTAGCAGAGTTGGCGGTGGTGGAAGAAGAGATCGGTTGGCTGGAGAGAAAGGTTAATGAAGTCAAGTTGGATATCTACCAAGAGAAGCAGCATATCAAAGAGTGGGAACTATTGCAGCTGAAAAAAGGATTACAGTCACAAAGGGAGCAACGGCAATTGAGCAAGTTACCGTCTAGACGACCAAACCAGATACAGCATAAGGAGTCAGACACACTTTCGACATCACAAAACTATGAGCACAGGAGATACAGAATtccaagagaaagaagagcCTCCTTGGGTTCTTCAATGGAACTTCCAAGTGCAAGTTCCCAAGGAAAATATG CAGAAACAGAAGAGCAAAGTGGGAGTTCACGATGCACGAAAAGTCGCGTGGTTCACAGTCCACTAGATATAGAAAGTGAAGTTATAAATCCCAATAAGCTCTCAGTAGAACTTATCAAGTGCTTGATAAGCATATTTCTCAAACTGAACCAAACAACATTGAAGAGCAAAGAAACGACAAACCTCACAAAACATACTCTCACATGCATCAATTCAAAAGGCCTGGTGTCCAGAGCTGCATTCAGCTGCAAAACGCCCGTATTCCCATTCAGTCAAAATGCAACTCAACTTGATCCATATGAAATATTGCCTGGACCTGATGTAAATATCAGAGATATTGGACCATACAAGAATTTCATACAAATCACAGAAAGCACACTGGAGGCAAACCGactttctgaattttttacaGCGGTGGGGAGACTGAG GATTTTGATGCAGAAACTCAGCAAAACAAACGTAACTAACTTTACCCACAAGCAGAAGTTGGCATTCTGGATCAATGTTTATAATGCCTCCATAATGAAT GCATTTCTACAGCATGGACTGCCTTCAACACACGAGAAACTACTAGCAATTACGAATGAG GCTGCGATTAATGTTGGTGGTGTCACAATTAAGGCTTCCACTATTGAGCATTTCATCCTCCGGCATCCAGCAGAAGTTAAACAT GAATTAACTGATGAGAGGGAAATGCTTCTAAGGCATGCTCGTGGTCTTGGCTATCCAGAACCTAATGTCACATTTGCTCTCTGCCGAGGCAACTGGTCATCACCAGCA TTAAGATTTTACACACCAGATGAAGTCATGAATGAATTAGAGAGAGCTAAAGTAGAGTATCTGGAAGCTTCTGTTGGAGTTACAAGCAGGAAGATTTTGGTACCAGAGCTCATGCACAGGCACATGAAAGACTTTGCTGATGATATGGAATCCCTTATTGAATGGATTTATAGCCAACTGCCTCATTCAAGCTCGTTGAAAAGATTGATGATGGAATGTCTAAATGGAGAAGCTCAATCTCCATCACAAAAGCTGACAGAAATTCAGCCTTATGCCTCTGAATTCCGCTATTTGATTCCCGTATAA
- the LOC105171939 gene encoding uncharacterized protein LOC105171939 isoform X1 produces MKFEDLLMQPGEDKHTKLHLQQQVERLEGELEGELQVKRVLQCAVQGPVGCCESCSCLTPLLPFKVQMLLAELAVVEEEIGWLERKVNEVKLDIYQEKQHIKEWELLQLKKGLQSQREQRQLSKLPSRRPNQIQHKESDTLSTSQNYEHRRYRIPRERRASLGSSMELPSASSQGKYAAETEEQSGSSRCTKSRVVHSPLDIESEVINPNKLSVELIKCLISIFLKLNQTTLKSKETTNLTKHTLTCINSKGLVSRAAFSCKTPVFPFSQNATQLDPYEILPGPDVNIRDIGPYKNFIQITESTLEANRLSEFFTAVGRLRILMQKLSKTNVTNFTHKQKLAFWINVYNASIMNAFLQHGLPSTHEKLLAITNEAAINVGGVTIKASTIEHFILRHPAEVKHELTDEREMLLRHARGLGYPEPNVTFALCRGNWSSPALRFYTPDEVMNELERAKVEYLEASVGVTSRKILVPELMHRHMKDFADDMESLIEWIYSQLPHSSSLKRLMMECLNGEAQSPSQKLTEIQPYASEFRYLIPV; encoded by the exons ATGAAATTCGAGGACTTGTTGATGCAGCCGGGTGAAGACAAACACACCAAACTCCACCTCCAACAACAG GTAGAGAGATTGGAGGGAGAGTTGGAAGGGGAACTTCAAGTGAAGAGGGTTTTGCAGTGTGCTGTGCAGGGACCTGTTGGTTGCTGTGAATCATGTTCATGCCTCACTCCTTTGCTTCCTTTCAAG GTTCAAATGCTTCTAGCAGAGTTGGCGGTGGTGGAAGAAGAGATCGGTTGGCTGGAGAGAAAGGTTAATGAAGTCAAGTTGGATATCTACCAAGAGAAGCAGCATATCAAAGAGTGGGAACTATTGCAGCTGAAAAAAGGATTACAGTCACAAAGGGAGCAACGGCAATTGAGCAAGTTACCGTCTAGACGACCAAACCAGATACAGCATAAGGAGTCAGACACACTTTCGACATCACAAAACTATGAGCACAGGAGATACAGAATtccaagagaaagaagagcCTCCTTGGGTTCTTCAATGGAACTTCCAAGTGCAAGTTCCCAAGGAAAATATG CAGCAGAAACAGAAGAGCAAAGTGGGAGTTCACGATGCACGAAAAGTCGCGTGGTTCACAGTCCACTAGATATAGAAAGTGAAGTTATAAATCCCAATAAGCTCTCAGTAGAACTTATCAAGTGCTTGATAAGCATATTTCTCAAACTGAACCAAACAACATTGAAGAGCAAAGAAACGACAAACCTCACAAAACATACTCTCACATGCATCAATTCAAAAGGCCTGGTGTCCAGAGCTGCATTCAGCTGCAAAACGCCCGTATTCCCATTCAGTCAAAATGCAACTCAACTTGATCCATATGAAATATTGCCTGGACCTGATGTAAATATCAGAGATATTGGACCATACAAGAATTTCATACAAATCACAGAAAGCACACTGGAGGCAAACCGactttctgaattttttacaGCGGTGGGGAGACTGAG GATTTTGATGCAGAAACTCAGCAAAACAAACGTAACTAACTTTACCCACAAGCAGAAGTTGGCATTCTGGATCAATGTTTATAATGCCTCCATAATGAAT GCATTTCTACAGCATGGACTGCCTTCAACACACGAGAAACTACTAGCAATTACGAATGAG GCTGCGATTAATGTTGGTGGTGTCACAATTAAGGCTTCCACTATTGAGCATTTCATCCTCCGGCATCCAGCAGAAGTTAAACAT GAATTAACTGATGAGAGGGAAATGCTTCTAAGGCATGCTCGTGGTCTTGGCTATCCAGAACCTAATGTCACATTTGCTCTCTGCCGAGGCAACTGGTCATCACCAGCA TTAAGATTTTACACACCAGATGAAGTCATGAATGAATTAGAGAGAGCTAAAGTAGAGTATCTGGAAGCTTCTGTTGGAGTTACAAGCAGGAAGATTTTGGTACCAGAGCTCATGCACAGGCACATGAAAGACTTTGCTGATGATATGGAATCCCTTATTGAATGGATTTATAGCCAACTGCCTCATTCAAGCTCGTTGAAAAGATTGATGATGGAATGTCTAAATGGAGAAGCTCAATCTCCATCACAAAAGCTGACAGAAATTCAGCCTTATGCCTCTGAATTCCGCTATTTGATTCCCGTATAA